The following coding sequences lie in one Hippopotamus amphibius kiboko isolate mHipAmp2 chromosome 7, mHipAmp2.hap2, whole genome shotgun sequence genomic window:
- the LOC130857621 gene encoding LOW QUALITY PROTEIN: ataxin-7-like protein 3B (The sequence of the model RefSeq protein was modified relative to this genomic sequence to represent the inferred CDS: inserted 1 base in 1 codon; substituted 1 base at 1 genomic stop codon), with the protein MEEISLANLDTNKLEAIXQKIXVDLIEDSCLGFCFEVHREVKCGYFYLEFAETGSVKDFGIQPVEDKGACHLPLCSLPGESGNGPDQQLQRSPPEFPVAATRERLRVTRTIT; encoded by the exons ATGGAGGAGATTTCGTTGGCTAACCTGGATACTAACAAGCTAGAGGCCA CTCAGAAGATATAAGTAGACCTGATAGAGGATTCTTGTTTGGGCTTCTGCTTTGAGGTGCACCGGGAGGTCAAGTGTGGCTACTTCTACCTGGAATTCGCAGAGACTGGTAGCGTGAAGGATTTTGGCATTCAGCCAGTGGAAGATAAAGGAGCGTGTCACCTCCCGCTTTGCTCCCTTCCTGGAGAGTCTGGGAATGGGCCTGATCAGCAGCTGCAGCGCTCACCTCCGGAGTTCCCAGTAGCTGCGACACGAGAGCGTCTGAGAGTGACCAGGACAATAACATAG